The Vitis vinifera cultivar Pinot Noir 40024 chromosome 3, ASM3070453v1 region TCTCGTAGAGTACATAAAGGCCACGCCTGCTCTCTTCTCCAAGCTTGCAAACCAGCTCCATGGATTGCAGATCAAAGAAGTGGGCGACGGCAATCTCAACTTCGTCTACGTCGTCATCTCTTCCGCCGGCTCCTTCGTCATCAAACAGGTACAAATTTGTATTCATTAGGGAACCTCACAACTTTGGATTCTTACTGAACAAAAAATGGCTTCACTGTGGAAGAATTTGAAGTATTTGTGAAGGTTTGGTCGAAGTGACTGTTTATTACAAGGAGGGAATGGAATAAATAGATAGAGCAGAGTGCTCTGCCTTACATTACCAAACGAGGCTGTACAGCTCAGCACTTATTCTAACAAGCCATATCTAGAATATTCTATACAAATATAGCTGTTATAACAGATTAAATAAATGCTAGTATGCTAGAACTGTTGTAAGATGTGGTTGTGTTGAGAGTGCAGGCGTTGCCGTACATACGTAGTATAGGGGAATCGTGGCCGATGACGAAGGACCGGGCGTATTTTGAAGCGACGGCTTTGAGAGAGCAGCGTCGCTGGTGCTCCAATCATGTGCCGGAGGTTTATCATTTTGATAGGGAAATGGCTGTAATCGGTATGAGGTACTTGGAGCCTCCGCATATAATTCTTAGAAAGGGCCTGATTGCTGGAATTGAGTACCCGTTGCTTGCAGAACACATGTCGGAGTTCATGGCGAGGACTCTTTTCTTCACATCTCTTCTATACCATGACACAACAGAGCACAAACGTGCAGGTAAATGctttttgatattatttattatgtttCATGAACGTTCTagtcttttgatttttttttttatttattattctttgaaTTGAAACATAGGAGGCAAAATGTATAAATTATAGTAGCTGTAATGCACAGACTGCGCGTGCTATTGATTTATAGTAGTTAAATATTTCCGCCACGAGCCAAGAACTTTGTCTTCTCCTCAAATATGTTGTGCCAGGAGTAATTACTGGTAGAATTTAAGAGAAAATTGCAGTTTGCTTCTGATGAAGTTATTCTATTGACAAACTTGAATCATGTTCAAATTGTGCTTTATGCAGTTGCTGAATTTTGTGGAAATGTGGAGTTATGTCGGCACACTGGGCAAGTTGTTTTCTCTGATCCATACAAAGTATCTCAGTATAATTGGTGGACTTCCCCTTATCTTGACCGTGATGCCGAGGCAGTTCGAGAGGATAACATTTTGAAGCTTGAAGTTGCTGAGTTGAAATCTATGTACTGTTTCCATATCAGTGCCTCATTTCTTGCAGTAATATAAAATGTTTCTATTAATAGCAGTTTAATTCTGAAATAAACAGGTTGAAATCCTTTCTAAGCCTAGTTAGAATCTATTTTGCAGGTTCTGTGAGAGATCGCAAGCCCTAGTACATGGAGATCTTCATACTGGTTCAGTTATGGTTACCCCTGATTCGACTCAAGTTATAGATCCAGAATTTGGCTTTTATGGACCAATGGGGTTTGATATAGGCGCTTTTTTAGGAAACTTGATTTTGGCATACTTTGCACAAGATGGGCATGATGATCAAGTGAATGATAGAAAAGTATGTCTGTGTTCTCAACTTTATTTCTATGGTTTTTCCAGTTTTCCCCAAAGTTCTAAAATATTTAGCTGTCCATAGTCTAGTGTTAATtttcttgtttcctttttcctttgaattttgTCATAAACCTTAATGGCCTTTTCAATTCATCCAATTGTGGCTTTCCTTTGCATTTCCTCTTATACCTTATGGTTTCTTGTTAAAGACATGCAACATGAGGTCCTTCTTCCTTATATCTACGTGGCCTTGAAGTTGAAGTTTGGACCCAGAAATTTTAACTCTTCTTGTAGACCCAGAAAAGGCTTGAATGAATGTGGTTTGGAGGATGTAGTAAATGATTATATGAGCTCAAATCCTATATTCAATGGATACAGTTTTGAGAATGATTTGACATGGTTCCACTTATCCTTTAGGATAAACCTTTTTAACCTTATGAAGAGGAGTTCTTtacatataatttttgtttaacaaAACAGAGAATTCAATACAatagttttgaaatattttttattttgttctttctGGTGTGATGTTTATCTtcaattcctttatttaatttacattattaattatgttttgtatTTGACCGTATGTTAACTTTTTGTTTGTCCGTTTTGCATTGGTTTTCTGCCATTTACCACTGTTACCTGCCCTTAGAACTGTATTGTATAAATTCTAGGCACCATGTAGAATCCCTGACTTGATGCTGAGCCATAACTCATCATAGACATTAAGTACTTTCTTTTCCTCAAttcttaaagaattaaaaatgtcATTGTTGGGTAATGATCCTCAAGCCTTTTCTTTTGCAGacatataaaaaatggattttgaagACAATAGAACAGACTTGGaattttttccacaaaaaattTACTGCATTATGGAATGAACACAGGAATGGCTCTGGTGAGGCGTATCTTCCAGAAATTTATAATAACCCTGAACTTCAGCTTCTTACACAAAAGAAATACATGCAAGATTTGTTGCATGACACCCTCGGATTTGGTGCTGCCAAAATGATAAGGTGAGGTTGTGATTCAGTTTGTtaactatattttttgtatcattGCTTTCTTCTACTATTGatgattcttttttatttccttgCATCCTTAAGAACATTTTATAGCAGTAAGAATGTAGATATATTCTTAAGATTTTTTTACAACATTTTatggcattttttattttattttttttaaattttggatttttacatcatactatttatttttattttcattttttagctTTAGGCATTTTAAATGATCCTTACACCTTTGAATGTCTAATGGAGATATcggtttaaatatataattataccAATTCAAGTACTTGAACCATCGATTTATGTAAGTGGTATCATGAAACCCTGTTTCTTGCATTCTTGTCATAGACTTcatacaattaattttttttaagacttcTCTATCTTTGGATTCACAGGAGAATTGTTGGTGTAGCACATGTTGAGGATTTTGAATCAATTGTTGATGCTAGCAAGCGAGCTAACTGTGAGAGACAGGCACTTGTATTTGCAAAGATGCTTTTGAAGGAAAGGAGAAAATTTCAGGCTATCACTGAAGTTGTTTCAGCCATTCAGCAAGAACAATCATGAGAAAAGTATTAGGTAAAGTTGAATGTTTGGTTAGGGCACACAGAGTTAGTTGGGGTGGGTGTTCTGATGGGATTTGGATCCCGAATTGCCATTTAGAGCAATCATGATATTAATTCTGATTTATACCAATGATATGAATTGCACTTCTTGCTGTATTTGCTTCTGTTGTTTGCTACAAATGATTCTCATAAGCTCCTGATGAAATCATCAATCCACagtttgatatattttaaaaattgtaccaATGTTTTCTACATCTGATCAACTTTACTATTTACTTCATCAATGTTTTCTTCATGTGTGATTAAAACTAACCTCTTATGCACCATATTATTTACTATAATTCACAATTGACTTGGCTATTTTCCATGAAGACTAGCAATTTCTGAACAGAGTATTTAATCTTGGTAGTGTGGGTGGGAACCAAACATTCTAACCCCAGCGGGATATGCTTTTAAGCCCTTTGTTCATTTCATTTGTATGTTTCCCTGCAATGAGTTTGAACCCAAAAGCTTCTAATCGcactttttcatttcatatgTAAGACTCCATGCATCAAAAAGTCATATGAAGTCTGAACAAACAATGAACCTGTATGTCCTAGTTTCTCCTGACAGAGTATCTTTCACATCCGTCACAGTAATTTGATTCATTGAATGCTGATTGGAGTTTAAGAGACAGGGATTGAATACTAGGACATATTTTTTGGCCTTGGATTTACCTAATAATCAATTCCTTTCCTTTCCAAGTGTGTCCCTACCCATCAATCCAAAACAAACTCTTgctcatatatatatttaacaggaaactttttcttttcctttttccttttggttGCCCCCATTGAGACTCCAACCTTGAACATAACATATCCCCGCACAACTTGGTCTCAAGGGCTAGTCTTGCTTATATTGATACTAATTAAACACTGAAAAGACCCTATCTTGATTGGCTTTGAAGCCTATATCATTGAACCCATATTACATTTTTTGTGTGAACAATATGAATTCCTTTAGATATTGCCTGTTACTTCTTCATCTTTATTGAAACTAATATATCCAGTGGGTGGTTGCCATATTGGTTTTCCAAGGTCTTCAAACATTCAGATTGAAGCTAATCTACTGGAAGCACTACTTAAGACTTTGATCTAGTTAATTTATTGACGTCAGTTTTGTGACTGATGGGCATGGGATTAGCCACAATGGTTGGTCATGAACTTTAAATATTCCTGAAGTAGATCATGTTAAAGTCATGTGAAGGGAACTGCAATTGAATGGTGGAGGAAATCTAGATTTGTATATTTTATACCAGCAACAATATTAGCTTAGAATTTCTGTATGCTTGTCCTGTTTGAACCAACAATATTAGCTTAAAATTTGTTTGTGcttgttatatatatacatatatacagagagagagagagagagagagagagagagagagagagaaagagagattttTAAAGGATGTCCTGACCCATGACATATGCCTCATGAGTTGAGGCATGAAAGGCACACTTTTTACAAGCCTTGGCTTTAGGCAAAAGAGTTCATCGTCTTAGTTAGGCTCTTACATGATGcatattagaaaaaataatcgTACTCACCAAAACTTTTCTTGATAAGCTTACACCAGATGCCTATGACCATCTGATCTTTTACATGCTTGTTGGATGTTTGTACCCCAGGATGTATCTCCATTCAACTGCTGCATGGTGTGATGAAATGAGGAAGAATTTGACAATATGGGGGAATGGGAGTGGGTTTGTGGTTGTGTCTGGGGTTTGGTTTGGGTTGGTTGTTTTCGGGGCATCATTTGGTTTAGTTGGGTAGTGGTTGTTTGTCACTTGTTAGGTGAGGAGAAGGGGAGGAGGCGTGGTGGTGGTGTTGCTGTTTGGTTCAGGTTTGTTTTGTGTAATGTGTTTCAGTATGTTTTGATTAGTTTAGAGCTCCATCCCTGTGACAATCTTGTATATGAATCAGAGAAAAGGAGATGCATGGAaggatttcattttttatattgaaatttgcTAATCTATTCAAATACTGATTCAGAAAAACACAACACAACTCATCATATCATTTGTGTTTGCAGGCACGTTTCTAggcattattattatatttagcTTTGCACTCACTCCAGAGCTGATCAGTGATCTTTCTCATCTCTTTTCTCAGTTCTGCTACAAACCCATTTTGGAGAGTGTTACGGTAGTCCAGGAACCTAGTAGTCTCAACATAACCCTGGTCCCGCTGGTCACCTTGGCCAGGTTGCACCCAGTGAGATGGTGCATACCCTGCCTTCATTCTCCCAAAATCTACAATGCCTTCAATGAGTCCTCCAGGGATCTGGAAATTAAATTCTGCAATACCAAGTTGTGATACAACATGACATGCCCTCAGAAATTATATGATCTGAAAGGTTGCGTTTTGCTGTTTTAGCTTAGATATCAGTTTCCAATGTCTGTGCTGGGTATGCTAATGAAACTGTTTGCTTAACCGGAAAAGTATTTCTTGAGTTTTGATATGAACAGGGTACTGGCAAAGGTGATGCTACTTGCTAGTTCAATAGACGAAACTATTGGAAATGGATAGAAACAAGAGTACGATTATGGAATTAGAATTCTGCAGAAAAAGAGAATTCTGCTACCTCTACTATAGTATTGAAATTTACCAAATGCTGTGCAGTTGATTGGCTTGGCTCTTGTGAATGGTGATTTTGGTTTTGAATGAGCCACAGTGACAACAGTATTGAACATTTGCTCCAGGAAAAGACATCGCCCTCATCCGTAATGTACATAAAGAAAGTTTGGTTGGTATTTCGGATTTCCTTCTCATCAGTGAAAGAGGTAAGATCAATAAGCTGTGGGGCATTGGGTCAACTATGAGGTAATCCTTCAAGAAATCCACAAATTCTCCATCTGTATGTGGTGTTTAGGTTTTTCTTGAACAGGTAGCTTTGCGTTGAAATGGATGTAAAACAGGCTTCCGTTCCTTTGGCTAGGACTGCTTTGAACATTTGACACTAGTTAATAAAGAAAAGTGCAGCAACTAATAgcaacaataataatgatatgtGGATCCTCCTTGAAATGATTATGGATACAGAACCCGGTAGAATACTATCTGTGTCAGTTGCGATATCTGCTCCAATTACATGTCTAGTTTCCATACTGAGCCTTGTAGTCACTCCAGAGCTGATCAACCGTCTTCCCCAGAAGCTCCACAAACAAGTCTGCACTGTACCCTCTTCTCATCTTCTGGTCGAGTTCTGCTACAAGCCCATTTCTAAGACTGTTGCAGTAGTCCAGAAACCGGGCTGTCACATCATAGCCCTGGTCCCAGCGATCACCTTGCCCCGGTTGCACCCAGTGGCTTGGGGCCAAGTCAGCCCTCAGCCTCACAAAATCTGCAATTCCCTCTATCAGTCCCCCGGGGTATCGTTATTTCCATACCACTGCCATACATGTGCCATCTCATGGTAAATGACTCCCCTGAATTCCCTCTTCACGTCACCTGAGTAGCTTCCAAGGTAATTGGCGTTGACGTGAATCTCATTATTGAGGGAAGTAAAGGCAATGCTATTTCCGTTCTCAATGATCAAAGTCATCTTCTGCATGTCCTTCCTATCTGCTTCGGTGTTTCGCTGGAAGATCCTCCATATGAAATCAGTGGCGGATGTTAGTGTCTCCCTGCTGTATTCAACCCCAATTTTATTTGTGAATCAGATGCCACCAGCGCTGTTTCCGGCATTGTTGGTGACAACATATCCAACTGCATGGATTCCATGAAGAGTTGCTAGAACTACTAGCAAAGAGAGAAGGATCATATGGTTATAAGCCATGGCTCTATGCTAACCAATATACTAGGGGTAAATGGTTTATATAGAGAAAGGCCTTAGTTGTATTCAACACATAAAATTAGGTGAAGTCTACAGAAGAGTAAGACTTTGTTCAGACTATACGGCTAAGGAATCAGGTGGGAAAGAGGAGGTGTGTCTTGTTATTTAATGGTGAGAGTGATGACAAACTTCTGAAAGTTGAGGTTTCTGTGCAGGGTAGGACCCGGCAATTAGCCAAACTCCAAATCTTCTTGTGCAAATGTTAGGTAAGGTTGGACGTTCTTACGCTGATGAAATTCAGCAGACTGATTGGCAATGCAGGGCAGGAATGGGTAACAAATGACTTGGAAGATTGTGGAAGAATAAAAGTCTCCCACGGAGGATCAGCTTTCAGATttgcaactaaaggaaggaaaagCTAAATAGCTCCGAAGTTTATGCAATGGGGAAAATATCTCTTGGAATAAGAAAAGGAAGCCCATAGAAGTCAATTTAATGCCGTGCAGTAGAATGGATGGTTTTAATCTtgttttggatttgaatgagcCAAACGAGAACGTATTCACTCCTGCAAAAGATGAAACCCCCAATACCCCCAATACCCAGGTAATTCCAGAAAGCTTGATTGGTATTTTGGATTTTCCTCCCTGAAATCATGCCTGAAATTGTGTAGAAGAGGGAATAAAGAGATAAATGGATATGCGCTAATCAATAGAATCGGCATATAACACAAGTAACAGTATAGTGATTTCAAGATTGATTCAGTCTAGGGTTAGGCAGTCTGTCATATTTTCAATGCAATCAACCTTATCTATTTGACGAGGTCCTTTGATCATTTCATTTGACTGGTCTGTTCATGTTGTAATCTGATGGAGCCTGGCAGTCAAAAATCAATAAGACAGAATCCAAACATGGGTGAACTTTATGAGGGCTTCTCAATCATTAAACAGTAATTTATTCAGAGCAATTAATCAcatattaattatttagttCAATCAGCTGCAGTGTCCCCAGCTGGATTGCTAGTTTCCGTACTTGGCCTTATAGTCGGTCCAGAGCTGATCAACGTTGTTCCTCAGAAGCTCCACAAAGAAGTCTGCACTGTACCCACTTCTCATCTTCTTGTTGAGTTCTGCTACAAACCCATTTCTAAGGCTGTTGCAGTAATCCAGAAACCGAGCAGTCACATCATAGCCCTGGTCCCAGCGGTCACCTTGCCCAGGTTGCACCCAGTGGCTGGGGATGTAGTTAGCCTTTAACCTCACAAAATCTGCAATTCCTTCTATTAGTCCTCCAGGAGTCTGTCCATTACCATTCCACTGCCAAATGTGTGTCATCTCATGGTAAAGCACTCCAGTGAACTCCCCCTTCAGATCACCTGAGTATTCTTTGATGTAGTTGGCATTGACGTGAATCTCATCGTTTTCAGCATATGCGATTCCATCCGTGTTTTCAATTATCAGAGTTACTCTCTGCACATCTTTTCTGTCTGCAGGAGTGTTCTGTTGGAAGAGCCTCCATATGAACTCAGTGGCAGATACTAGTGTCTGCCTGCTGTATTCAATTCCAATATCATTGTTGAATCGGACACCGCCTGTGCTGTTTTCCGCATTGTTGGTGACAACATATTCAACTGCATGGATTCCATGCAGGGCTGCTAAAACTACCAAGGAAGAGAGAAGGAACATATGGTTATAAGCC contains the following coding sequences:
- the LOC100259535 gene encoding uncharacterized protein LOC100259535, whose amino-acid sequence is MAYNHMFLLSSLVVLAALHGIHAVEYVVTNNAENSTGGVRFNNDIGIEYSRQTLVSATEFIWRLFQQNTPADRKDVQRVTLIIENTDGIAYAENDEIHVNANYIKEYSGDLKGEFTGVLYHEMTHIWQWNGNGQTPGGLIEGIADFVRLKANYIPSHWVQPGQGDRWDQGYDVTARFLDYCNSLRNGFVAELNKKMRSGYSADFFVELLRNNVDQLWTDYKAKYGN
- the LOC100264709 gene encoding methylthioribose kinase translates to MTSSGFRPLDDKSLVEYIKATPALFSKLANQLHGLQIKEVGDGNLNFVYVVISSAGSFVIKQALPYIRSIGESWPMTKDRAYFEATALREQRRWCSNHVPEVYHFDREMAVIGMRYLEPPHIILRKGLIAGIEYPLLAEHMSEFMARTLFFTSLLYHDTTEHKRAVAEFCGNVELCRHTGQVVFSDPYKVSQYNWWTSPYLDRDAEAVREDNILKLEVAELKSMFCERSQALVHGDLHTGSVMVTPDSTQVIDPEFGFYGPMGFDIGAFLGNLILAYFAQDGHDDQVNDRKTYKKWILKTIEQTWNFFHKKFTALWNEHRNGSGEAYLPEIYNNPELQLLTQKKYMQDLLHDTLGFGAAKMIRRIVGVAHVEDFESIVDASKRANCERQALVFAKMLLKERRKFQAITEVVSAIQQEQS